A window of Xylophilus sp. GW821-FHT01B05 contains these coding sequences:
- a CDS encoding DUF4124 domain-containing protein: MVLGSLLVAAAAALQAQPAAPAGGIYTCVDAQGRRLTSDRPIRECLDREQRELNASGTTRRTLLPPPTASELAAKAERDRRDAEALARQQEKERGERVLLMRYPQQSAHDAERAAALQRVDESAALVRLRIAQLDQQHLEVKAAMARFDNDRARMPPGLLREQLDIVQALRTQQNAVADMEQDRRRIQQRFDNELLRLRPLWAQLPDASASASR; the protein is encoded by the coding sequence ATGGTCCTCGGCAGCCTCCTGGTAGCCGCCGCGGCGGCGCTGCAGGCCCAGCCGGCCGCGCCTGCTGGCGGCATCTATACCTGCGTCGACGCCCAGGGCCGGCGGCTGACATCAGACCGCCCGATCCGCGAATGCCTGGACCGCGAGCAGCGTGAGCTCAATGCTTCCGGCACCACGCGCCGTACCTTGCTGCCGCCGCCCACCGCCAGTGAGCTGGCGGCCAAGGCCGAGCGCGATCGCCGCGACGCCGAGGCGCTGGCGCGCCAACAAGAGAAGGAGCGCGGCGAACGCGTGCTGCTGATGCGCTATCCGCAGCAGTCCGCGCACGACGCCGAGCGCGCCGCCGCCCTGCAGCGGGTGGACGAGAGCGCGGCCCTGGTGCGACTGCGCATCGCCCAGCTCGACCAGCAGCATCTGGAGGTCAAGGCCGCCATGGCGCGCTTCGACAACGACCGGGCGCGCATGCCGCCCGGCCTGCTGCGCGAGCAACTGGACATCGTGCAGGCGCTGCGCACCCAGCAGAACGCTGTCGCGGATATGGAGCAGGATCGGCGCCGCATCCAGCAACGCTTCGACAACGAACTGCTGCGGCTGCGCCCGCTGTGGGCGCAATTGCCGGACGCCAGCGCCAGCGCATCGCGCTGA
- the gatB gene encoding Asp-tRNA(Asn)/Glu-tRNA(Gln) amidotransferase subunit GatB: MSESMNSFAAQQEGRPTGPLVQGYEVVIGFETHAQLSTVSKIFSRAPTAFGAAPNTQAAPVDLALPGTLPVMNKGAVERAIELGLALGSHIAPRSVFARKNYFYPDLPKGYQISQFEIPVVQGGSVEFFLGDEKKTVRLVRAHLEEDAGKSLHENFIGQSGIDLNRAGTPLLEIVTEPDIRSSGEAVAYARELHKIVTWIGICDGNMQEGSFRCDANVSVRKPGQPLGTRREIKNLNSFKFMQQAIDFEIRWQIEEIEDGREIQQATVLFDPDTGETRAMRTKEDAADYRYFPDPDLPPLVIAPEWVERVRSEMAELPRAMAARFVAQHGLPEYDAAQLTQSKATAAYFEAAVQAGAAPKLASNWIMGELSRRLNTGGTDIAQAPVAAAQLGALIVRIGDGTISNNAARQVFEALWNGEGADVDAVIEAKGLRQENDSGALEAILDEVIAANPKNVEEFRAGKDKAFNALVGQAMKASKGKANPTQVNELLRKKLQQ, from the coding sequence ATGAGCGAATCCATGAATTCCTTTGCCGCACAACAGGAAGGCCGCCCCACCGGGCCGCTGGTGCAGGGTTATGAAGTCGTGATCGGCTTCGAAACGCACGCCCAGCTCTCGACCGTCTCCAAGATCTTCAGCCGCGCGCCCACCGCCTTTGGTGCTGCGCCCAACACCCAGGCCGCGCCGGTGGACCTGGCGCTGCCGGGCACGCTGCCGGTGATGAACAAGGGCGCGGTCGAGCGCGCCATCGAGCTGGGCCTGGCGCTGGGCTCGCACATCGCGCCGCGCAGCGTCTTTGCGCGCAAGAACTACTTCTACCCGGACCTGCCCAAGGGCTATCAGATCAGCCAGTTCGAGATCCCGGTGGTGCAAGGCGGCAGCGTCGAGTTCTTCCTGGGGGACGAGAAGAAGACCGTGCGCCTGGTGCGCGCCCACCTGGAAGAAGACGCCGGCAAATCGCTGCACGAGAACTTCATTGGCCAGAGCGGCATCGATCTGAACCGCGCCGGCACGCCGCTGCTGGAGATCGTGACCGAGCCCGACATCCGCTCGTCCGGAGAAGCGGTGGCTTACGCCCGCGAACTGCACAAGATCGTCACCTGGATCGGCATTTGCGACGGCAACATGCAAGAGGGCTCTTTCCGCTGCGACGCCAACGTGTCGGTGCGCAAGCCGGGCCAGCCGCTGGGCACGCGGCGCGAGATCAAGAACCTGAACAGCTTCAAGTTCATGCAGCAGGCGATCGACTTCGAGATCCGCTGGCAGATCGAAGAGATCGAGGACGGCCGCGAGATCCAGCAGGCCACCGTGCTGTTCGACCCCGACACCGGCGAGACGCGCGCCATGCGCACCAAGGAAGACGCGGCCGACTACCGCTATTTCCCTGACCCGGACCTGCCGCCGCTGGTGATCGCGCCCGAGTGGGTGGAACGGGTACGCAGCGAAATGGCCGAGCTGCCGCGCGCCATGGCCGCGCGCTTTGTGGCCCAGCACGGCCTGCCCGAATACGACGCGGCCCAGCTCACACAGAGCAAGGCCACGGCCGCCTACTTCGAGGCGGCCGTGCAGGCCGGCGCTGCGCCCAAACTGGCCAGCAACTGGATCATGGGCGAGCTGTCGCGCCGGCTGAACACGGGCGGCACCGACATCGCGCAGGCGCCGGTCGCGGCAGCGCAACTGGGCGCGCTGATCGTCCGCATCGGCGACGGCACCATCTCCAACAACGCTGCGCGCCAGGTGTTCGAGGCACTCTGGAACGGTGAAGGCGCGGACGTGGACGCAGTGATCGAGGCCAAGGGTCTGCGCCAGGAAAACGACAGCGGCGCGCTTGAAGCCATCCTGGACGAGGTGATCGCGGCCAACCCGAAGAACGTCGAAGAGTTCCGCGCCGGCAAGGACAAGGCCTTCAACGCCCTGGTCGGCCAGGCCATGAAGGCCAGCAAGGGCAAGGCCAACCCGACGCAGGTCAACGAGCTGCTGCGCAAGAAGCTGCAGCAGTAG
- a CDS encoding alpha/beta fold hydrolase, with product MNVPRYLCVGTLAMAALLGGCASQPGGGTVPLVIQSQGSFTVGGTVKTTPGSYDNNKPTSAGQSFHGDHLYAFYQVPQHPKPLPIVMLHGAFQSARSWETTADGREGFQTIFLRRGFPVYLVDQPRRGRAGNSTIATTTEPTPNDQLFFDQFRLGKWPGYFSNVQFARDPETLNQFLRSVTPNTGPYDAGVISEAMAALFAKVGPAILFTHSQGGGPGWLTAIRSPNVKAVVAFEPGSGFIFPEGELPPAMPSTAGTLAPEAVSAADFQKLTRIPIVIFYGDNFPTEPTTERGQDNWRVRLAMARLWVEAVNRHGGDARLVHLPDIGVRGNTHFLMSDLNNVQIADLVTAFLVQKKLD from the coding sequence ATGAACGTCCCTCGATACCTGTGCGTCGGAACCCTGGCGATGGCGGCGCTGCTGGGCGGCTGTGCCTCGCAGCCAGGCGGCGGCACGGTGCCCCTGGTCATCCAGAGTCAGGGCAGCTTCACCGTGGGTGGCACCGTGAAGACGACGCCTGGCAGCTACGACAACAACAAGCCGACGTCGGCGGGCCAGAGCTTCCACGGCGACCACCTCTACGCCTTCTATCAGGTGCCGCAGCACCCGAAACCGCTGCCCATCGTCATGCTGCACGGAGCATTCCAGTCGGCCCGCAGCTGGGAGACGACGGCGGACGGTCGTGAAGGTTTCCAGACCATCTTCCTGCGCCGCGGCTTCCCGGTGTACCTCGTCGACCAGCCTCGCCGCGGGCGAGCGGGCAACAGCACCATCGCGACAACGACGGAGCCAACGCCGAACGACCAGCTTTTCTTCGACCAGTTCCGGCTCGGCAAGTGGCCCGGCTACTTCAGCAATGTCCAGTTCGCCCGCGATCCCGAGACGCTGAACCAGTTCCTGCGCTCGGTCACGCCCAACACCGGGCCCTACGACGCGGGTGTCATCTCCGAGGCCATGGCCGCGCTCTTCGCGAAGGTGGGACCGGCAATCCTGTTCACGCACTCGCAGGGCGGCGGTCCGGGCTGGCTGACGGCCATCAGGAGCCCGAACGTGAAGGCGGTCGTCGCCTTCGAGCCGGGCAGCGGATTCATCTTCCCGGAGGGCGAGTTGCCGCCCGCCATGCCCAGCACCGCGGGCACGCTTGCGCCCGAAGCCGTGTCCGCCGCAGACTTCCAGAAGCTCACCCGCATTCCCATCGTGATCTTCTACGGCGACAACTTCCCGACCGAGCCGACGACGGAGCGCGGCCAGGACAACTGGCGCGTGCGGCTGGCCATGGCTCGTCTCTGGGTGGAGGCCGTGAACCGGCATGGCGGTGACGCCCGGCTGGTGCATCTCCCCGACATCGGCGTGCGCGGCAACACGCATTTCCTCATGTCCGACCTGAACAACGTGCAGATCGCCGACCTGGTGACCGCCTTTTTGGTCCAGAAGAAGCTGGACTGA
- a CDS encoding exodeoxyribonuclease III, giving the protein MFKLTSLNLNGIRSAASKGVEEWIAAWQPDCICVQEIKAQAADVQGRFEQLAGLQGHFHFAQKKGYSGVGVYTKHEPSEVLIGYGSEEFDAEGRYVEVRFDTPQRKFSLISCYFPSGSSGEERQAAKFRFLAGFHPHLMRLKAEREFILCGDINIAHQQIDLKNWKSNQKNSGFLPEERAWMTKVLHLTDAEGGLVDVYRQLQPDATDTAYTWWSNRGQAYAKNVGWRLDYQLATPSVAATARIAAVYKDIKFSDHAPLTIEYDFYL; this is encoded by the coding sequence TTGTTCAAATTGACCAGCCTGAACCTCAACGGCATCCGTTCCGCCGCCAGCAAGGGCGTAGAAGAATGGATCGCGGCATGGCAGCCGGATTGTATTTGCGTGCAAGAGATCAAGGCCCAGGCGGCCGACGTGCAGGGCAGATTCGAGCAGTTGGCCGGCCTGCAGGGGCACTTCCACTTCGCACAGAAGAAGGGCTATTCGGGCGTCGGCGTCTATACCAAGCACGAGCCCAGCGAGGTGCTGATCGGCTACGGCTCGGAGGAGTTCGACGCCGAAGGCCGCTATGTCGAGGTGCGCTTTGACACGCCGCAGCGCAAGTTCTCGCTGATTAGCTGCTACTTCCCCAGCGGCTCCTCGGGCGAGGAGCGGCAGGCGGCCAAGTTCCGCTTCCTGGCGGGCTTTCACCCGCATCTGATGCGGCTCAAGGCCGAGCGCGAGTTCATTTTGTGCGGCGACATCAACATCGCGCACCAGCAGATCGATCTGAAAAACTGGAAGAGCAACCAGAAAAACAGCGGTTTCCTGCCCGAAGAACGCGCCTGGATGACAAAAGTGTTGCACCTGACGGACGCAGAGGGCGGCCTGGTGGACGTTTACCGTCAGCTCCAGCCCGACGCCACCGACACCGCCTACACCTGGTGGAGCAACCGCGGCCAGGCCTATGCCAAGAACGTGGGCTGGCGACTGGACTATCAGTTGGCGACTCCTTCCGTTGCAGCAACCGCCCGTATCGCTGCCGTCTACAAGGACATCAAGTTCAGCGACCACGCACCTCTTACCATCGAGTACGACTTCTACCTTTGA
- a CDS encoding flavodoxin has product MKDSADSVRRVLMAAMTTLPLTASAAATERRDGRRSGRTSSLVVYFSRSGNTRVVAGLLQRSLGADLFEMQPEVPYPEDYLATVEEARQERDNGRARALARSVPDIARYDTIYLGFPIWGETAPPVIRGFLSSHDLSGKDLIPFITHGGYGLGNSLTLLAQGASRARLQPAFSTEADQERRTMNQVNDWLKSARRKG; this is encoded by the coding sequence ATGAAAGACAGTGCAGACTCGGTTCGTCGCGTCTTGATGGCGGCCATGACCACCCTCCCGTTGACCGCGAGCGCGGCGGCGACGGAACGGCGGGACGGTAGGCGCTCAGGAAGAACGTCGTCGCTGGTCGTCTACTTCTCGAGGTCTGGCAACACCCGTGTCGTTGCGGGGCTGCTTCAGCGGTCGCTCGGAGCCGACCTCTTCGAGATGCAGCCCGAGGTCCCTTATCCCGAGGACTACCTGGCCACTGTCGAAGAGGCTCGCCAGGAGCGCGACAACGGTCGCGCGAGGGCATTGGCGCGCTCGGTTCCCGACATTGCAAGGTACGACACGATCTACCTCGGCTTTCCCATCTGGGGCGAGACCGCGCCACCGGTGATCCGTGGATTCCTGTCGAGCCACGACCTGTCAGGCAAGGACCTGATCCCGTTCATCACGCATGGCGGCTACGGCCTTGGAAACAGCTTGACCCTGCTCGCGCAGGGCGCCTCTCGGGCGCGGTTGCAGCCGGCGTTCTCCACGGAGGCGGATCAGGAGCGCCGGACGATGAATCAGGTCAACGACTGGCTGAAGTCGGCTCGAAGAAAGGGCTAG
- a CDS encoding carboxymuconolactone decarboxylase family protein, with product MKSLLLVALGGAAAASAAPLPEAEAVRGVVEVRSAASQRVMASPAENFTGTVRVSSPFQAVSPGTAGGATVTFSAAARTAWHTHPLGQTLIVVEGLGLVQQQGQPAHVIRPGDIVTIPPHVRHWHGAGPSGPMVHLAIAEKENGSAVTWQDKVTEQDYRAALAGAGLSVSDVPQATSAKAAPPRSETLTAKQRAIVLTGAFMATSDMPRLNAALNQGLGDGLTISEAKEVLVQLYAYAGFPRSLNALGELLKVVDLRKQQGMQDVLGREPSRPVATGDALVAAGQTNQTEISGGPVQGPVFEFAPVINQFLQSHLFGDIFERDNLDWQSRELATVGALAATPGAQAQLRSHMRASLRVGLTAQQLKQLVRALAEHVGPQEAARANEALEQAISAAMKG from the coding sequence ATGAAATCACTCCTTCTCGTCGCGCTCGGCGGCGCGGCGGCGGCCAGCGCGGCGCCGCTTCCCGAGGCCGAGGCCGTCCGAGGCGTCGTCGAGGTCCGATCCGCCGCCTCGCAGCGCGTCATGGCCAGCCCCGCCGAGAACTTCACCGGTACCGTGCGCGTCAGCTCTCCCTTCCAGGCGGTGTCTCCGGGCACGGCGGGAGGTGCCACGGTGACGTTCTCCGCTGCTGCCCGGACGGCGTGGCACACCCACCCGCTGGGTCAGACGCTGATCGTGGTGGAAGGGCTGGGGCTGGTGCAGCAGCAAGGGCAGCCCGCGCACGTCATCCGACCCGGCGACATCGTGACCATCCCTCCCCACGTGCGTCATTGGCATGGTGCGGGTCCTTCCGGTCCCATGGTCCATCTGGCCATCGCGGAAAAGGAGAATGGCTCCGCGGTGACCTGGCAGGACAAGGTCACCGAGCAGGACTATCGCGCCGCGTTGGCCGGGGCGGGACTGTCTGTCTCGGACGTTCCGCAGGCAACGAGCGCCAAGGCCGCTCCGCCTCGCTCCGAGACCTTGACCGCCAAGCAGCGCGCCATCGTCCTGACCGGTGCCTTCATGGCCACCAGCGACATGCCGCGTCTCAATGCCGCGTTGAACCAGGGCCTCGGTGACGGGCTCACGATCAGCGAGGCCAAGGAAGTCCTGGTGCAGCTCTACGCCTACGCGGGCTTCCCCAGAAGCCTGAACGCGCTGGGCGAGCTTCTGAAGGTGGTGGACCTTCGCAAGCAGCAAGGCATGCAGGACGTCCTGGGGCGCGAGCCCAGTCGTCCAGTCGCCACCGGCGATGCACTGGTGGCCGCGGGCCAGACGAACCAGACCGAGATTTCAGGTGGGCCCGTCCAGGGGCCGGTCTTCGAGTTTGCACCCGTCATCAACCAGTTCCTGCAGTCCCATCTGTTCGGCGACATCTTCGAGCGCGACAACCTCGACTGGCAGAGCCGCGAGCTGGCCACGGTGGGCGCGCTGGCCGCCACACCTGGTGCGCAGGCTCAGCTCCGGTCGCACATGCGCGCCAGCCTGCGCGTCGGCCTGACCGCACAGCAGTTGAAGCAGCTCGTTCGCGCGCTCGCTGAACACGTCGGTCCGCAAGAGGCCGCCAGGGCCAATGAAGCACTCGAGCAGGCCATCAGCGCCGCAATGAAAGGTTGA
- a CDS encoding alpha/beta hydrolase, translating to MTHDAIDMKRREFLGTSALAISAATLGVSAMTVPTPAAAADYRNNPFTLVYGDAITANAPGKVHIHSMTYKLNGLDIVANVYTPANFDPAKKYAAVVVAHPNGGVKEQTAGLYAQRLAERGYVAIAADAAYQGGSGGLPRSVDTPTNRIEDIHGMADFITRWAGVDAARLGLLGICGGGGYSLAAAKTDKRFKAVATLSMFNSGRVRRNGFADSQLATIQQRMKQASDARAQQVAGGKILYSGDADMTDAQIAALPFEMYRQGYEYYWRTHAHPGSTFKYTTSSLLDLMRWDATDQLELIEQPLLMIAGSKADSLYMTEAAFLKATGAKGKELFLIEGATHIETYWVPKYVDAVVAKLTPFYAKNV from the coding sequence ATGACCCATGACGCCATCGACATGAAGCGCCGCGAGTTCCTCGGCACTTCCGCTCTCGCCATTTCCGCAGCCACCCTTGGAGTTTCAGCGATGACCGTGCCCACCCCCGCCGCAGCCGCCGATTACCGGAACAACCCGTTCACCCTGGTGTACGGAGATGCCATCACCGCCAACGCGCCCGGCAAAGTCCACATCCACTCGATGACCTACAAGCTCAACGGCCTGGACATCGTCGCCAACGTCTACACGCCGGCGAATTTCGACCCGGCCAAGAAGTATGCCGCGGTCGTCGTCGCGCACCCCAACGGCGGCGTGAAGGAACAGACGGCCGGCCTGTACGCGCAGCGGCTGGCGGAACGCGGCTACGTCGCCATCGCGGCCGATGCGGCCTACCAAGGCGGGAGCGGTGGCTTGCCTCGCTCGGTGGACACGCCGACGAACCGCATCGAGGACATCCACGGCATGGCGGACTTCATCACCCGCTGGGCCGGGGTGGATGCCGCGCGACTCGGCCTGCTCGGCATCTGCGGGGGCGGGGGCTATTCGCTCGCTGCAGCGAAGACCGACAAGCGCTTCAAGGCGGTGGCGACACTCAGCATGTTCAACTCCGGCCGCGTCCGTCGCAACGGCTTCGCTGACTCTCAGCTGGCCACGATCCAGCAGCGCATGAAGCAGGCCTCGGACGCGCGCGCTCAGCAGGTGGCCGGCGGCAAGATTCTCTACTCGGGCGATGCCGACATGACGGACGCGCAGATCGCCGCGCTGCCGTTCGAGATGTACCGGCAAGGCTACGAGTATTACTGGCGCACGCATGCGCATCCGGGCTCGACCTTCAAGTACACCACCAGCAGCTTGCTGGACCTGATGCGCTGGGACGCCACGGACCAGCTCGAGTTGATCGAACAACCGCTGCTCATGATCGCCGGCAGCAAGGCGGACAGCCTGTACATGACCGAGGCGGCGTTCCTCAAGGCGACGGGCGCGAAGGGCAAGGAGCTGTTCCTCATCGAAGGCGCCACGCACATCGAGACCTACTGGGTCCCGAAGTACGTCGACGCGGTTGTGGCCAAGTTGACGCCGTTCTACGCGAAGAACGTCTGA
- the pyrE gene encoding orotate phosphoribosyltransferase yields the protein MLVEGVRAGQQVASGAAQAQDFVKFCVEAGVLRFGEFKTKAGRMSPYFFNAGLFDDGAKLGRLAEFYAQALIDGGVEFDMIFGPAYKGIPLAAAVAVELARRGRNVPFAYNRKEAKDHGEGGTLVGAKLAGRVLIVDDVMSAGTAARESIAIIQAAGATPHGIALALDRQEKATENGQDVEHSAVQYMRGRLGLQVCTIAKLADLLLYLDVTGGESAAHHARVLAYRQRYGVND from the coding sequence ATGCTGGTTGAAGGCGTCCGGGCGGGTCAGCAGGTGGCGTCAGGCGCTGCGCAGGCCCAGGATTTTGTGAAGTTTTGCGTTGAAGCCGGCGTGCTGCGCTTTGGCGAATTCAAGACCAAGGCGGGCCGCATGAGCCCGTATTTCTTCAATGCAGGCCTGTTCGACGACGGCGCCAAGCTCGGCCGGCTGGCGGAATTCTATGCACAGGCGCTGATCGACGGCGGCGTCGAGTTCGACATGATCTTCGGGCCGGCCTACAAGGGCATTCCGTTGGCCGCCGCCGTAGCGGTGGAACTGGCGCGGCGCGGCCGCAACGTGCCCTTTGCCTACAACCGCAAGGAGGCCAAGGACCATGGCGAGGGCGGCACCCTGGTCGGCGCCAAGCTGGCCGGCCGGGTGCTGATCGTGGACGACGTGATGTCCGCCGGCACTGCCGCGCGCGAGTCCATCGCCATCATCCAGGCCGCCGGCGCCACCCCGCATGGCATCGCCCTGGCGCTGGACCGGCAGGAGAAAGCCACCGAGAACGGCCAGGACGTGGAACACAGCGCGGTGCAGTACATGCGCGGCCGTTTGGGCCTGCAGGTCTGCACCATCGCAAAGCTGGCAGATTTATTGCTGTATCTGGACGTAACTGGCGGCGAATCGGCTGCCCACCATGCCCGCGTGCTGGCCTATCGGCAACGCTACGGGGTCAACGACTAG